In Polyangiaceae bacterium, a genomic segment contains:
- a CDS encoding DUF1232 domain-containing protein — translation MSDLKARCLEAFPEWLKSLGPDIASLADLLSDDELDEGTRRWVTGGINYLFKSLDLIPDGIEDLGFIDDAFVVRVAASKALAGCPDNESLKRLAADAQLIEAFLEEDFSRLETYVGGLSQVAARGRTVDEVVADAGLREQLVGEARAWAEGYDAPTFARDEKNLVKLRAFLATKLPS, via the coding sequence ATGAGTGATCTGAAAGCGCGCTGCCTAGAAGCATTCCCGGAGTGGCTGAAGAGCCTGGGGCCGGACATCGCATCGCTCGCCGACCTGCTCAGCGACGACGAGCTGGACGAAGGCACCCGCCGCTGGGTGACGGGAGGTATCAACTATCTCTTCAAGTCCCTCGATTTGATTCCGGACGGAATTGAGGATCTGGGCTTCATCGACGACGCATTCGTGGTGCGAGTCGCAGCGTCCAAGGCCCTGGCGGGCTGCCCTGACAATGAATCGCTCAAGCGGCTTGCAGCGGACGCTCAGCTGATCGAAGCCTTCCTGGAAGAGGACTTCTCGCGTCTCGAGACTTACGTTGGTGGGCTCAGCCAGGTCGCTGCCCGAGGCCGCACCGTAGACGAGGTGGTCGCTGACGCCGGGCTACGCGAGCAGCTCGTCGGCGAGGCCCGGGCTTGGGCGGAGGGCTACGACGCCCCCACGTTCGCCAGGGACGAGAAGAACCTGGTGAAGTTGCGCGCGTTCTTGGCAACCAAGCTCCCCAGCTGA
- a CDS encoding MaoC family dehydratase — translation MGVSNRHILTQAPVIGALGRTAFAALRQKPGAGATPVTPGPEFRTEIDPLPTALVKDYIRHVGGDPSAYRGIVPAHLFPQWGFPLATRTLEGLPYPLLKVMNGGCRMRVNSQLPLGKKLQVTARLESIDDDGRRVVLQQHVVTGTKEQPEAVVADFFAIVPLPKKQDQANGQSPKNGQAKKDKPRVPSNAREIGYWKLPANAGLDFAKLTGDFNPIHWIPGYAKASGFRNVILHGFSTMARTAEGLNRGLFAGSIKALHELDVRFTRPLVLPARVGLYVLDNSVFVGDAPGGPAYLVGSFNNEHGEQP, via the coding sequence ATGGGCGTATCGAATCGACACATCCTGACCCAAGCACCCGTCATCGGCGCCCTTGGGCGCACCGCGTTTGCAGCCTTGCGCCAGAAGCCTGGCGCTGGCGCCACTCCGGTCACTCCTGGGCCCGAGTTCCGCACGGAGATTGACCCGCTCCCCACGGCGCTGGTCAAGGACTACATTCGACACGTGGGAGGTGACCCCAGCGCTTACCGTGGCATCGTCCCGGCGCACCTCTTCCCCCAGTGGGGCTTTCCCCTAGCCACCCGCACGCTCGAGGGGCTGCCCTACCCGCTGCTCAAGGTGATGAACGGCGGCTGCCGCATGCGAGTCAACTCCCAGCTCCCGCTGGGCAAGAAGCTCCAGGTTACCGCGCGTCTCGAGAGCATCGACGACGATGGTCGCCGAGTCGTGCTGCAGCAACACGTGGTGACCGGCACGAAGGAGCAACCAGAGGCCGTGGTCGCTGACTTCTTCGCGATCGTCCCGCTGCCGAAGAAGCAAGACCAGGCAAACGGGCAGTCTCCAAAGAACGGGCAAGCCAAGAAGGACAAGCCGCGCGTGCCGAGCAACGCCCGCGAGATTGGCTACTGGAAGTTGCCAGCGAACGCTGGTCTGGACTTCGCCAAGTTGACCGGTGACTTCAACCCGATTCACTGGATCCCCGGCTACGCGAAGGCTTCAGGCTTCCGGAACGTAATTCTGCACGGATTTTCCACGATGGCGCGCACCGCCGAGGGCTTGAATCGGGGCCTCTTCGCCGGAAGCATCAAGGCACTCCACGAGCTCGACGTGCGCTTCACGCGACCGTTGGTCTTGCCAGCAAGGGTCGGGCTGTACGTCCTCGATAACTCGGTGTTCGTCGGTGACGCCCCGGGTGGCCCTGCGTATCTCGTCGGTAGCTTCAACAACGAACACGGAGAACAACCATGA
- a CDS encoding VWA domain-containing protein gives MSIAGCAAPVLSQDGQLVFAEGGQRGATVLTANGVQFIDRSDPPQPVRRTSAFEPWEPPTGFLLPANGVLTRRSKPISVAGRGVSFVVRTSDVYAPTWGGELLLRVDVVVPAQAFPKLRPELRSPAEMILVVDFSNPEALDLVYTALEDLGAKDRVMVLDARRNQRLVPLLPGTHRALIAGAVEQNLAHPRATRGALYGALQAAREQLRGKGRSGRVLVISDGLGFADSRGGVPARALAALHRELGDRLLVVAAEERANFPSDARVVRGDMEQRLDALVEWLPPPGPVVIRDLTLELTSAPAPLRILEASGADVEWGLEADRLPLGDFNLGESRTEVLRVAIPEWHEGQPLTVRLKADYRVEGLSKHSRSSLNLGLRYSQDIEVLANQRNGDVIAYASGLAMVRRLERVFQGNDVDRLGGLTGVVEWQARSLQKMARVSRDPSLAQQAEVLQTLLEATR, from the coding sequence TTGTCGATCGCCGGCTGCGCGGCGCCCGTGCTGAGTCAGGACGGTCAGCTCGTGTTCGCCGAAGGCGGACAGCGCGGTGCGACCGTGCTCACCGCCAACGGCGTGCAGTTCATCGACCGCAGTGATCCGCCGCAGCCCGTGCGTCGCACGAGTGCGTTTGAACCGTGGGAGCCACCGACTGGCTTTCTGCTCCCCGCGAACGGTGTCCTCACGCGGCGCTCCAAGCCCATCAGCGTGGCGGGGCGCGGGGTGAGCTTCGTCGTGCGAACCAGCGACGTCTACGCGCCGACGTGGGGCGGTGAGCTCTTGTTGCGCGTCGATGTGGTGGTGCCGGCTCAGGCGTTCCCCAAGCTAAGACCTGAGCTACGGTCCCCCGCGGAAATGATTTTGGTGGTAGACTTCAGCAATCCCGAGGCGCTAGATCTGGTCTACACCGCGCTCGAGGATCTGGGGGCAAAGGATCGCGTGATGGTGCTGGATGCTCGGCGCAATCAACGTTTGGTGCCGCTCCTGCCGGGGACCCATCGCGCGTTGATCGCCGGAGCGGTGGAGCAGAACTTGGCACACCCTCGTGCAACGCGCGGGGCGCTCTACGGCGCGCTACAGGCCGCTCGGGAGCAGCTGCGCGGGAAGGGGCGCAGCGGCCGTGTCTTGGTGATCAGCGATGGTCTCGGCTTCGCGGACTCACGCGGTGGTGTCCCTGCTCGCGCCCTGGCTGCGCTGCATCGAGAGCTGGGGGACCGCCTGCTCGTGGTAGCTGCAGAAGAACGCGCGAACTTCCCGAGCGATGCACGGGTCGTGCGGGGTGATATGGAGCAACGGCTCGACGCGCTAGTCGAGTGGCTGCCTCCGCCAGGGCCAGTCGTGATCCGTGACCTGACTCTCGAGCTGACTTCCGCGCCGGCGCCGTTGCGTATCCTCGAGGCATCGGGCGCAGACGTCGAGTGGGGACTCGAAGCCGATCGGCTCCCCCTCGGCGATTTCAACCTTGGGGAGTCGCGCACGGAGGTTTTGCGAGTTGCGATCCCCGAATGGCACGAAGGGCAACCGCTCACGGTGCGGCTGAAAGCGGACTACCGTGTCGAGGGCCTCTCCAAGCACTCCCGCTCGAGCTTGAACCTCGGCTTGCGCTACAGCCAAGACATCGAAGTGCTCGCGAATCAGCGCAATGGAGACGTCATCGCCTACGCCTCGGGACTCGCGATGGTGCGCAGGCTGGAGCGTGTGTTCCAGGGCAACGACGTCGATCGTCTGGGCGGGCTGACGGGGGTCGTCGAGTGGCAGGCGAGGTCGCTGCAAAAGATGGCGCGTGTCAGCCGAGATCCAAGCCTAGCGCAGCAAGCCGAAGTGCTGCAGACGCTGCTCGAAGCCACGCGGTGA
- a CDS encoding protein kinase, translating to MVALTDPQELVGAVLNRTWKLVRVIGQGGLGIVYEAHHQSSPGTWAVKLLQHEFVEEETTVARFLAEAEAAKRLDHPGIVRVFEAQRAEDGTPYLVMELLSGQSLQSLMTGPMAPRRAVEICGQLLEALDAVHRVGVIHRDVKPDNVFVLTAPEGDRVKLLDLGLARVMDAAGGMSRKTKTGMMLGTPGYMSPEQIKNVKESDLRSDLWAVGVILYELLSGRQAFGAPTEFARMTAALTEPIVPLGSRSPELATWDGFFERALAKEPVERFQTAVEMLSAMRAVPLGHASVAPAASVVPNTAASPPTLAGTAPARVPSLVSAPAPGVPRTNTRVSADNPVQSGQQDRHFAPPVEVVEQRRGPRISLWVALLLAGACLCLGVLLGMLLAR from the coding sequence ATGGTCGCGCTAACCGACCCCCAAGAGCTCGTCGGAGCTGTTCTGAACCGCACCTGGAAATTGGTGCGGGTCATCGGGCAAGGCGGGCTGGGCATCGTCTACGAGGCTCACCACCAGTCTTCGCCGGGAACGTGGGCGGTGAAGCTGCTCCAGCACGAGTTCGTCGAGGAGGAGACCACGGTGGCTCGGTTCCTTGCCGAGGCGGAGGCGGCGAAGCGCCTCGACCATCCAGGCATCGTGCGGGTGTTCGAAGCCCAGCGCGCCGAGGATGGAACGCCGTACCTGGTGATGGAGCTCTTGAGCGGACAGTCGCTCCAGTCTTTGATGACGGGCCCGATGGCTCCGCGCAGGGCAGTCGAGATCTGTGGTCAGCTGCTCGAAGCCCTGGACGCGGTGCACCGGGTTGGAGTGATTCACCGCGACGTAAAGCCCGACAACGTCTTCGTGCTCACCGCTCCTGAAGGCGACCGCGTCAAGCTGTTGGATCTGGGCCTCGCGCGCGTGATGGATGCCGCGGGCGGTATGAGTCGCAAGACGAAGACGGGCATGATGCTCGGGACTCCTGGCTACATGAGCCCCGAACAAATCAAGAACGTCAAAGAGAGCGACCTGCGTAGCGACCTCTGGGCTGTCGGGGTGATCCTGTATGAGCTGTTGAGTGGCCGACAGGCCTTCGGTGCGCCTACCGAATTCGCTCGCATGACCGCCGCGCTCACGGAGCCCATCGTTCCGCTCGGCTCGCGGTCGCCGGAGCTGGCGACCTGGGATGGGTTCTTCGAGCGTGCTCTGGCCAAGGAGCCCGTCGAGCGCTTTCAGACCGCCGTTGAGATGTTGTCAGCGATGCGCGCCGTTCCCCTTGGGCATGCGTCAGTCGCCCCCGCTGCGAGCGTCGTTCCAAACACCGCTGCCTCACCCCCAACCCTGGCCGGTACGGCACCGGCTAGGGTGCCGTCGCTGGTCTCCGCTCCCGCGCCTGGTGTTCCCCGCACGAACACGCGAGTTTCCGCGGACAACCCGGTCCAGTCCGGGCAGCAGGATCGACACTTCGCGCCGCCGGTAGAGGTGGTCGAACAGCGACGCGGTCCGCGAATTTCACTCTGGGTCGCGCTGCTCTTGGCAGGCGCTTGCTTGTGTCTCGGCGTGCTACTCGGCATGCTCCTGGCCCGCTGA
- a CDS encoding branched-chain amino acid transaminase, with protein sequence MITYIDGKYVDDAEATVSVRSKALNYGLGCFGGVRGYLGDDEKQVFVFRLDAHIKRLRDAANVLYLQLPGDDQATGEILLEVLRRNEIHQDIYLRPLLIHNSTQLTPVLLEDDTSFIVYCLPLNRYIDKDAIDVCISSWRRVQDNAIPSRLKSTGAYLNSALARREAKDNGYDEAIFLTETGFVSEGSAEHIFIVRDGTLFSPPSTENNLDGITRRSLITLATEDLGLKFHERPLGRSELYFADEMFLCGTGAQVTPVNSVDKRKIGGGGVGEITKKLQKHFLDVCRGRVESRKSWLTPVWG encoded by the coding sequence ATGATCACCTACATCGACGGAAAGTATGTGGACGACGCTGAAGCAACCGTCAGCGTTCGTTCCAAAGCCTTGAACTACGGCTTGGGCTGTTTCGGCGGTGTGCGGGGCTATCTCGGTGACGATGAGAAGCAGGTCTTCGTGTTCCGTCTGGATGCGCACATCAAGCGCCTCCGCGACGCCGCGAACGTCCTGTATCTGCAGTTGCCCGGCGATGACCAAGCCACGGGAGAAATCCTGCTGGAGGTCCTGCGCCGCAACGAAATCCACCAAGACATCTACCTCCGCCCACTGCTGATTCACAACTCGACCCAGCTGACACCGGTGTTGCTCGAGGACGACACGAGCTTCATCGTCTACTGCTTGCCGCTGAACCGCTACATCGACAAAGACGCCATCGACGTCTGCATCTCGTCGTGGCGCCGCGTGCAGGACAACGCGATCCCTTCTCGGCTCAAGTCCACCGGCGCGTATCTCAACAGCGCGCTGGCTCGGCGTGAGGCGAAGGACAACGGCTACGACGAAGCCATATTCCTCACGGAAACTGGCTTCGTCAGCGAAGGCAGCGCGGAGCACATCTTCATCGTGCGCGACGGAACGCTCTTCAGCCCGCCGAGCACGGAGAACAACCTGGACGGCATCACGCGTCGCAGCCTGATCACCCTCGCCACTGAAGATCTCGGCCTGAAGTTCCACGAGCGCCCCCTGGGTCGCTCGGAGCTCTACTTCGCCGACGAGATGTTCCTGTGTGGCACCGGCGCTCAGGTCACTCCCGTCAACTCCGTGGACAAGCGCAAGATCGGCGGTGGCGGTGTGGGCGAAATCACGAAGAAGCTGCAAAAGCACTTCCTCGACGTGTGCCGGGGCCGGGTCGAGAGCCGGAAGAGCTGGCTGACTCCCGTCTGGGGCTGA
- a CDS encoding SDR family oxidoreductase, with amino-acid sequence MRFQGKRAIVTGAASGIGQACVEQLIAEGARVMALDRAEFTSDAELSGACDISDPEGVKASFQRAVDAFGGLDVCIANAGVLGSLALLEDLSAQDWLDVLRVNVVGTFNCVQQASIAMRNQGGGAIVCTASVAGLRSGAGPIPYSASKAAVINLVQTTAQQLAGSGVRVNAVCPGLVETGMTRMVFEVARARGSEGKIGQLNPLRRPGQPAEIAQAALFLASDASSYLNGQAIAVDGGLSSSLPVVPGRFM; translated from the coding sequence ATGCGCTTTCAGGGCAAACGCGCCATTGTTACGGGGGCGGCGAGTGGCATTGGGCAGGCCTGCGTCGAGCAGCTGATCGCAGAGGGCGCCCGCGTGATGGCGCTAGACCGCGCGGAATTTACGAGCGACGCAGAACTCTCCGGCGCCTGCGATATCAGTGACCCCGAGGGGGTCAAGGCGAGCTTTCAGCGCGCCGTCGACGCGTTCGGTGGGTTGGACGTGTGCATCGCGAACGCGGGTGTTCTGGGGAGCCTGGCGCTGCTCGAAGACTTGAGCGCCCAGGACTGGCTCGACGTGCTGCGCGTCAACGTGGTCGGCACCTTCAACTGCGTTCAGCAGGCATCCATTGCCATGCGGAATCAAGGAGGCGGCGCCATCGTGTGTACAGCGAGCGTCGCTGGTCTGCGCTCCGGTGCTGGGCCGATTCCGTACAGCGCGAGCAAAGCGGCAGTGATCAACTTGGTGCAAACGACTGCCCAGCAGCTCGCTGGGAGCGGAGTGCGCGTCAACGCGGTGTGCCCCGGGCTGGTCGAGACGGGCATGACGCGCATGGTCTTCGAGGTCGCGCGCGCCCGGGGCAGCGAGGGCAAGATCGGACAGCTCAATCCGTTGCGTCGCCCGGGGCAACCTGCAGAAATCGCGCAGGCCGCGCTTTTTTTAGCCTCGGACGCGAGCAGCTACCTCAATGGTCAGGCCATCGCCGTCGACGGTGGACTCAGTTCCAGCCTCCCAGTCGTGCCTGGGCGCTTCATGTGA
- a CDS encoding acetyl-CoA C-acyltransferase, with protein sequence MAAKRRTNTGTRSKTNGGSANGNGHSARRAVVVGGMRTPFVKAFTSFTQLDTIALGVAATRGLLNKLELSRKEIDGIVWGGVILPTTAPNVAREIALDLQLPASVEGMTVTRACASGLQAITLAAAAIERGEADVIIAGGSDSTSNAPITLPSKVTHSLAPLALGKPSPADYLAALSQLTPITEILPRQPKIAERSTGEVMGESAERMAKRNAISREAQDELAARSHHRAAHAIESGRFAEEVVAVETPGGKWVHADGLVRADTSVEKLSKLRPVFSKDGSVTAGNASPLTDGAAAVVLMSEEKARALGYTPLAAIKSWAYVGVDPADQLLMGPALAMPKALERAGLSLSDIDLIDMHEAFAAQVLSVLKMLGSDAFAKERLGREQAVGEVNPEAINLHGGSLAIGHPFGATGARMVTTVANELALGERSMALLGICAAGGLGAAAVLERVN encoded by the coding sequence ATGGCAGCGAAACGCCGCACGAACACCGGTACACGCAGCAAAACCAACGGTGGCAGCGCAAACGGCAACGGGCACAGCGCCCGGCGCGCAGTGGTTGTCGGGGGCATGCGTACGCCCTTCGTCAAAGCTTTTACGAGCTTCACCCAGCTCGACACCATCGCGCTCGGGGTCGCGGCCACTCGTGGTCTGCTGAACAAGCTGGAACTTTCCCGCAAGGAAATTGACGGCATCGTTTGGGGCGGGGTCATCCTCCCGACGACCGCCCCTAACGTCGCTCGCGAAATCGCCCTGGACCTTCAGTTGCCCGCGAGCGTCGAGGGCATGACCGTCACCCGCGCATGTGCCTCAGGGCTCCAAGCCATCACCCTGGCGGCCGCAGCCATCGAGCGCGGGGAAGCCGACGTGATCATCGCTGGCGGGTCTGACTCGACCAGCAACGCACCCATCACCCTGCCCTCCAAGGTGACCCATAGCCTCGCACCCCTCGCGCTAGGCAAGCCGTCGCCCGCAGACTACCTCGCGGCGCTGTCCCAGCTGACTCCAATCACCGAGATCCTCCCGCGCCAACCCAAGATCGCCGAGCGCAGCACGGGCGAGGTGATGGGCGAGTCGGCGGAGCGCATGGCGAAGCGCAACGCGATCAGTCGCGAGGCACAGGACGAGCTTGCGGCGCGCTCCCACCATCGCGCGGCCCACGCCATCGAGTCGGGTCGCTTCGCAGAGGAAGTAGTCGCGGTGGAGACGCCTGGTGGCAAGTGGGTGCACGCCGATGGTCTCGTCCGCGCAGACACCTCTGTGGAGAAGCTCAGCAAGCTACGGCCGGTGTTCTCGAAGGACGGTAGCGTTACCGCAGGGAACGCGAGTCCGCTCACCGATGGCGCTGCTGCGGTGGTGCTGATGAGCGAGGAGAAGGCGCGGGCGCTTGGCTACACCCCGCTCGCAGCCATCAAGTCGTGGGCCTACGTGGGAGTGGATCCGGCGGATCAGCTCCTGATGGGGCCGGCACTGGCGATGCCCAAGGCACTCGAGCGCGCGGGCTTGTCCCTGAGCGACATCGACCTCATCGACATGCACGAGGCGTTCGCTGCTCAGGTACTCAGCGTGCTGAAGATGCTCGGGAGCGACGCCTTCGCCAAGGAGCGCCTGGGGCGGGAGCAAGCCGTCGGCGAGGTGAACCCGGAGGCGATCAACCTCCACGGCGGCTCGCTGGCGATTGGTCACCCCTTCGGCGCGACCGGCGCTCGCATGGTCACGACCGTCGCCAATGAGCTCGCCCTCGGAGAGCGCTCCATGGCCCTGCTCGGCATCTGCGCGGCAGGCGGCCTCGGAGCCGCCGCGGTTCTCGAACGCGTGAACTGA
- a CDS encoding alpha-ketoglutarate-dependent dioxygenase AlkB: MRIELEHGAFLELHESWLPSDVAATLHAELEAQLSWEQRAIQLFGRSVLQPRLVAWCGEVPYRYSGQTLEPREWTPAAARIRMLVEQSSQCHFNHLLANLYRSGSDSMGFHSDNEPELGPTPQVASVSFGATRRFRIKPRERGASHALDLPHNSLLIMAGTTQHHYVHGVPKQPGISAPRLNLTFRRVGTPSG, translated from the coding sequence GTGCGGATTGAGTTGGAGCACGGGGCGTTTCTGGAGCTCCACGAGTCCTGGTTGCCAAGCGACGTCGCCGCCACGCTCCACGCCGAACTCGAGGCTCAGCTCAGCTGGGAGCAGCGAGCTATCCAGCTATTTGGGCGCTCGGTGCTGCAGCCCCGGCTCGTGGCGTGGTGTGGCGAAGTCCCCTATCGCTACTCGGGACAGACACTCGAGCCGCGAGAGTGGACTCCAGCGGCAGCGCGCATACGCATGCTCGTTGAGCAAAGCTCGCAGTGCCACTTCAACCACCTGCTCGCCAACTTGTATCGGAGCGGGAGCGACAGCATGGGCTTTCACTCCGACAACGAACCGGAGCTCGGGCCCACTCCCCAAGTCGCCTCGGTATCATTCGGCGCGACTCGTCGATTTCGCATCAAGCCGCGCGAGCGAGGAGCGAGCCACGCACTCGACCTGCCTCATAACTCACTTTTGATAATGGCCGGGACGACCCAACACCACTACGTCCACGGCGTCCCAAAGCAGCCTGGAATCAGCGCTCCACGCCTGAACCTGACGTTCCGCAGGGTCGGCACGCCATCAGGCTAG
- a CDS encoding TetR family transcriptional regulator codes for MDTQRASSAELICEAATRLFARQGFDGTSLQAIAAQVGITKPTLLYHYPSKDALRAAVLENLFAHWRSTVPQLLEAVTSGHARFEALTNELIRFFREDPDRALLLMRELMDRPAHMREQVIDNLRPWLRVVAEYIRTGKRIGQIREDVDEESYLLHVVTLTIATLSNAALVHAALAPEQASPEVEERHLKELRRLAKVSLFRE; via the coding sequence GTGGACACTCAGCGCGCTTCGAGTGCGGAACTGATCTGCGAGGCGGCGACGCGGTTATTCGCCCGTCAGGGCTTCGACGGCACCTCACTGCAGGCCATCGCAGCACAGGTTGGGATCACCAAGCCGACGCTGCTCTATCACTACCCCTCCAAGGACGCTCTGCGCGCTGCGGTGCTCGAGAACTTGTTCGCCCACTGGCGAAGCACCGTACCGCAGCTCTTGGAGGCCGTTACCAGCGGACACGCTCGCTTCGAAGCGCTGACGAATGAGCTCATTCGATTTTTCCGTGAGGATCCAGATCGCGCGCTGCTGCTGATGCGTGAGCTGATGGACCGCCCAGCGCACATGCGAGAGCAGGTGATAGACAACCTCCGGCCCTGGCTGCGGGTCGTCGCCGAGTACATCCGCACGGGCAAGCGCATCGGGCAGATCCGCGAGGATGTGGATGAAGAATCGTATCTGCTCCATGTCGTCACGCTGACGATCGCCACATTGAGCAACGCCGCCCTCGTGCACGCAGCGTTGGCGCCTGAACAAGCGTCGCCGGAGGTTGAAGAGCGTCACCTCAAGGAGCTGCGAAGGTTGGCCAAGGTGTCACTGTTTCGCGAGTGA
- a CDS encoding 3-deoxy-7-phosphoheptulonate synthase, whose product MSNRVENSNLQGFEPLLTPLSAKQSCPLSAPAEELVLRTRSEIKALLRGEDKDRMLLIVGPCSIHDQKAAYEYASRLAELREELTDVAVIVMRTYFEKPRTTIGWKGLINDPDLDGSCDIGSGLLRARQTVLAINELGVPCASEALDPITPHYLADLLSWASIGARTTESQTHREMASGLSMPVGFKNGTDGSLTPAVNALISAGHSHAFLGINDDGLTSVVKTRGNPDRHVVLRGGPRPNYHTEDIEEAQALVAEVAPELTRAVMVDSSHGNSSKDYRRQGRVCKDVVRQFALGQRAILGLLIESNLRAGNQKWTGDKAKLEYGLSITDGCIGWEESAELLRWIAGQLRARKAA is encoded by the coding sequence ATGAGCAATCGAGTCGAAAACAGCAACCTGCAAGGCTTCGAGCCTCTCCTCACACCGCTGAGCGCAAAGCAAAGCTGCCCTTTGAGTGCGCCAGCTGAAGAGCTCGTGCTGCGCACCCGGAGCGAGATCAAGGCGCTGCTCCGTGGGGAAGACAAGGACCGCATGCTGTTGATCGTCGGTCCGTGTTCGATCCACGACCAAAAGGCAGCCTACGAGTACGCGAGTCGCTTGGCGGAGCTTCGTGAAGAGCTCACAGACGTGGCCGTGATCGTGATGCGCACGTACTTCGAGAAGCCGCGCACCACCATCGGCTGGAAGGGCCTGATCAACGACCCGGATCTAGACGGCAGCTGCGACATCGGCAGCGGCCTGCTCAGGGCGCGCCAGACGGTGCTAGCGATCAACGAGCTCGGCGTACCTTGCGCTAGCGAGGCGCTCGATCCCATCACCCCGCATTACCTCGCGGATCTCCTTAGCTGGGCAAGCATCGGTGCGCGCACGACGGAGAGCCAGACCCATCGCGAGATGGCCAGCGGGCTATCGATGCCCGTCGGCTTCAAGAACGGCACCGATGGCAGCCTGACTCCCGCCGTGAACGCGCTGATCTCCGCGGGGCACTCTCACGCCTTCTTGGGTATCAACGACGACGGCTTGACCAGCGTGGTGAAGACCCGCGGCAACCCCGACCGCCACGTGGTGCTGCGAGGCGGACCGCGCCCGAATTACCACACCGAAGACATCGAGGAGGCGCAGGCCCTCGTCGCTGAAGTCGCCCCAGAGCTCACGCGCGCGGTGATGGTGGACAGCTCTCACGGCAACTCGAGCAAGGACTACCGCCGCCAGGGCCGCGTGTGCAAAGACGTGGTGCGTCAGTTCGCCCTTGGACAACGAGCGATCTTGGGACTCTTGATCGAATCGAACCTCCGCGCCGGCAACCAGAAGTGGACCGGCGACAAAGCCAAGCTCGAGTACGGCCTCTCCATCACCGACGGCTGCATCGGCTGGGAGGAGTCCGCAGAGCTCTTGCGCTGGATCGCCGGTCAACTTCGAGCGCGCAAGGCGGCTTGA
- a CDS encoding 3-oxoacyl-ACP reductase — MSDILLDLAQNPRARKLIQSAGLPIPMPAQLLRQRGPSVERPLMDQSVLVGGIGELTPVIARTLIIAGGNPWLAAPELEGPFKELGEAYGRLPKLVSEPELGENKKPSIGSMVFDATGIQSPADLDAVYSFFHPWLPELRKNARIVVLGRPHETATSAAAAAARSALEGFTRSLAKELGKKGVNANLIRVEEGADDRVAGVLRFLLSPACTFVTAQPISVSASAKFDGEVSWVRPLAGKVALITGAARGIGAATAEIMAAEGAHVVCLDRPDDDGPVSQVARKIGGSVLLADVSDPEAPGSIARALKEQHGGVDIVVHNAGVTRDKTLARMKQALWDQAIDINLSAVERITSELLKGTLNDGGRIVNLSSIAGIAGNVGQTNYAASKSGIVGLTKHLAREVADRGITVNAIAPGFIETRLTAAIPVVIREAGRRMSALGQGGQPEDVGQAINFLCTPAAAGVTGNIIRVCGGALIGA; from the coding sequence ATGAGCGACATCCTGCTCGACCTGGCTCAGAACCCTCGCGCCCGTAAGCTGATTCAAAGCGCCGGCCTGCCCATCCCGATGCCCGCGCAGCTGCTACGTCAACGCGGGCCGTCCGTGGAGCGCCCCCTGATGGATCAGTCGGTGTTGGTCGGTGGCATCGGCGAACTCACGCCCGTGATCGCTCGCACCCTGATCATCGCCGGTGGGAATCCCTGGCTCGCCGCTCCTGAGCTGGAAGGCCCGTTCAAGGAGCTTGGTGAAGCGTACGGTCGCCTGCCGAAGCTCGTGAGCGAGCCCGAGCTCGGCGAAAACAAGAAGCCGAGTATCGGCTCGATGGTCTTCGATGCGACGGGCATCCAGAGCCCAGCAGATCTGGACGCCGTCTACTCGTTCTTCCATCCCTGGTTGCCCGAGCTGCGCAAGAACGCGCGCATCGTGGTGCTCGGCAGGCCCCACGAGACAGCAACCAGCGCAGCTGCCGCGGCGGCGCGCAGCGCGCTGGAAGGCTTCACCCGCAGCCTCGCCAAGGAGCTAGGCAAGAAGGGCGTGAACGCCAACTTGATCCGCGTGGAAGAGGGCGCGGACGACCGCGTCGCTGGCGTGCTGCGCTTCTTGCTCAGCCCCGCTTGCACCTTCGTCACTGCCCAGCCCATCAGCGTCAGCGCCAGCGCAAAGTTCGATGGCGAGGTCTCGTGGGTGCGCCCGCTCGCAGGAAAGGTCGCGCTGATCACCGGCGCGGCCCGCGGAATCGGTGCCGCTACGGCGGAGATCATGGCGGCAGAGGGCGCCCACGTCGTGTGCCTCGATCGCCCCGATGACGACGGTCCGGTGAGCCAGGTCGCACGCAAGATCGGCGGCTCGGTGCTGCTAGCAGATGTCTCCGATCCCGAAGCGCCGGGGAGCATCGCCCGCGCATTGAAGGAGCAGCACGGCGGCGTCGACATCGTCGTTCACAACGCAGGCGTGACGCGCGACAAGACGCTCGCGCGGATGAAGCAAGCGCTGTGGGACCAGGCGATCGACATCAACTTGAGCGCCGTCGAGCGCATCACAAGCGAGCTCCTGAAGGGCACGCTGAACGACGGCGGGCGCATCGTGAACCTATCATCTATCGCGGGCATCGCCGGTAACGTAGGCCAGACCAACTACGCGGCGTCGAAGAGCGGCATCGTTGGCCTCACCAAGCACCTGGCTCGCGAAGTCGCGGACCGCGGCATCACGGTGAACGCGATCGCTCCTGGCTTTATCGAGACGCGCCTCACCGCGGCGATTCCGGTCGTAATCCGTGAAGCCGGTCGCCGCATGAGCGCCTTGGGTCAGGGCGGACAACCAGAGGACGTCGGCCAAGCCATCAACTTCTTGTGCACGCCTGCCGCCGCTGGCGTCACAGGCAACATCATCCGTGTCTGCGGAGGCGCCCTAATCGGCGCCTGA